A region from the Candidatus Thiothrix putei genome encodes:
- a CDS encoding HD domain-containing protein, with product MSDDAYRESAPDDERGDESNNMGDGFHEFSEPSFEPLAASPPELPEPPAPKPAISHNIFRANNLMQLVERYMTQADSRKVYDAFLLAAEKHEGQMRADKITPYITHPLEVARTLALWYLDVDTVCAALLHDVPEDTDCTNEEIVAKFGATVGHLVGGVTKLKRNDALPTKQAVTIASYRKMMQAMTQDFRVVLVKLADRLHNMKTLGNVEPDKRRRVARETSTTYVTLARRMGMNIIRRELQWLSFQGLYPWRSSIMERALETYLHENEEKHEQIFKSISDALEVSIPGSSAMVWPKNLFRVYEQCRRKKVGFRQQCDLLEISVQVAEREECYSALGIIHSLFKPRMGMVRDFIAAPRAYGFQSLQTTVTASNGQVVRFQIQTREMYQVAQLGVAARWNHASGTRSYTQGVFNSWIEQVKEFDSQAQNSDEFYAAMQGDMFQTEIYAYTPEGDVKELPRGATLVDFAYAVHTELGHRCTKAKVDGVERALRSRVPNNMATIEIICGDAPEPQAAWLNFVKTSKALYAIRSWLRQHNALPKEGENGTGQKMLAGIVVEVRDVKGMLRQITKSLDGLDVNIVDLKITGEGRIKQDAFTIQVDDQGHLQEVIRQLKHIPNVLNVSKLTK from the coding sequence ATGTCAGATGATGCATACCGTGAATCTGCGCCCGACGACGAGCGTGGGGATGAATCCAACAACATGGGGGATGGCTTCCATGAGTTTAGTGAACCATCGTTTGAGCCGCTTGCTGCTTCCCCGCCTGAACTACCTGAGCCTCCTGCCCCCAAACCGGCGATTTCACACAATATCTTTCGTGCCAATAATCTGATGCAGTTGGTTGAGCGTTATATGACGCAAGCCGATTCGCGCAAAGTCTACGATGCTTTTTTGTTGGCGGCGGAAAAGCACGAAGGTCAGATGCGGGCGGATAAAATTACCCCTTATATTACCCACCCCTTGGAAGTCGCCCGCACCCTAGCGTTGTGGTATTTGGATGTGGATACCGTGTGTGCCGCTCTGTTGCACGATGTCCCAGAAGATACCGATTGCACCAATGAAGAAATCGTGGCGAAATTTGGGGCTACAGTCGGGCATTTGGTTGGCGGTGTTACCAAATTAAAGCGTAATGATGCGTTGCCGACTAAACAGGCTGTGACGATTGCCAGTTACCGCAAAATGATGCAGGCGATGACCCAGGATTTTCGCGTGGTGTTGGTCAAATTAGCTGATCGTTTGCACAATATGAAAACTTTGGGCAATGTTGAGCCAGACAAGCGGCGGCGGGTAGCGCGGGAAACCTCCACGACCTATGTGACGTTAGCACGGCGCATGGGGATGAATATTATCCGGCGCGAATTGCAGTGGCTATCGTTTCAAGGTTTGTACCCTTGGCGCAGCAGCATTATGGAACGGGCGCTGGAGACCTATCTGCACGAAAATGAAGAGAAGCACGAGCAAATCTTCAAAAGCATTTCTGATGCATTGGAGGTGAGCATTCCCGGTAGCAGTGCCATGGTCTGGCCGAAAAACCTGTTCCGCGTGTATGAGCAGTGTCGCCGTAAAAAGGTCGGTTTCCGCCAGCAGTGTGATTTGCTGGAAATCAGTGTGCAAGTCGCTGAGCGAGAAGAATGCTACAGTGCATTAGGCATTATTCACAGTTTATTCAAACCGCGCATGGGCATGGTCAGGGATTTCATTGCGGCTCCCCGTGCGTATGGTTTTCAGTCATTGCAGACTACGGTGACGGCATCCAATGGGCAGGTGGTACGTTTCCAAATCCAGACACGCGAAATGTATCAAGTGGCACAATTGGGGGTTGCGGCACGTTGGAATCATGCATCGGGAACCCGTTCTTATACTCAGGGGGTCTTTAATAGCTGGATCGAGCAAGTCAAGGAATTTGATAGTCAGGCGCAAAATTCGGATGAATTTTACGCGGCGATGCAAGGCGATATGTTCCAAACCGAGATTTACGCCTATACCCCTGAAGGCGATGTCAAAGAATTGCCGCGTGGCGCGACGTTGGTGGATTTTGCTTATGCGGTGCATACCGAATTGGGGCATCGTTGCACTAAAGCCAAGGTGGATGGTGTGGAACGCGCCTTGCGCAGCCGTGTGCCAAATAATATGGCGACGATTGAGATTATTTGCGGTGATGCTCCCGAACCCCAAGCCGCTTGGTTGAATTTCGTCAAAACCAGTAAAGCACTGTACGCGATCCGCAGTTGGCTACGCCAGCACAATGCCTTGCCTAAAGAGGGTGAAAATGGTACGGGGCAAAAAATGTTAGCCGGTATTGTCGTGGAAGTGCGCGATGTGAAAGGCATGTTACGCCAAATCACCAAATCGCTGGATGGCTTGGATGTGAACATCGTCGATTTAAAGATCACTGGCGAGGGGCGTATCAAGCAAGATGCTTTTACTATTCAGGTTGATGATCAAGGGCATTTACAAGAAGTCATTCGTCAGCTAAAACATATACCGAATGTATTGAATGTAAGCAAATTGACGAAATAA
- a CDS encoding RidA family protein: MNKTIISTPDAPQAIGTYSQAVRVGDTVYLSGQIPLVPATMQMVEGDIAVQVRQVFENLSAVAKAAGGSLNDCVKVHVFLTDLVNFPVVNQVMAEFFTEPYPARAAIGVASLPRGAEVEVDAIMVLG, from the coding sequence ATGAACAAGACCATCATTTCCACGCCTGACGCGCCACAGGCGATTGGTACGTATTCGCAGGCGGTGCGCGTGGGCGATACCGTCTACCTGTCCGGGCAAATTCCTCTGGTTCCTGCCACCATGCAAATGGTTGAGGGCGATATTGCCGTGCAAGTGCGCCAAGTGTTTGAGAATTTGTCTGCCGTTGCCAAGGCTGCGGGTGGTTCGCTGAATGATTGTGTGAAAGTGCATGTGTTCCTGACCGATTTGGTGAATTTTCCTGTCGTGAATCAGGTGATGGCAGAGTTTTTCACCGAACCCTACCCCGCGCGTGCGGCGATTGGTGTTGCCTCCTTGCCACGCGGTGCGGAAGTGGAAGTCGATGCCATTATGGTCTTGGGCTAA
- the ppx gene encoding exopolyphosphatase codes for MTNGQMPYKLATIDLGSNSFHMIVVQIDAFGQVNILDRLREPVRLGGGLDTKGNLSLEAQQRAVDCLRRFGERIRDFPSENVAAVGTNTLRLTKNSREFLHRAEEALGHPIAVISGREEARLIYLGVAHSLAKDQQGKRFVMDIGGGSTELIIGQGFEPLHLESLRMGCVSSSLAFFPDGKLGKACWDKAITAALLELRPIKAAYRAIGWESATGASGTIRAVKKVIQQTGLAPYGITLEHMYRVRDMMIEAGHIDRLKLPGLSEERKPVFAGGLAVLIAVFEALKIDRMLVSDGALREGLVYDRLERYQHDDIRDKTVRAWQQRFQVDQGYAAAVHLTALKLFNRCRDDWKLPSHLAELLGWAADLHELGLAVSHSSYHKHGGYLLEYADLPGFSNEEQRWLSVLVRTHRQKISSKLFGLLNVEDYQNALYLCVLLRLAVLLHRSHKEVAPRIERIRVAKNRIELRFADDIRTKKPLLLADLEREQVFLKAVKVELIF; via the coding sequence ATGACGAACGGGCAAATGCCGTATAAGCTGGCAACCATTGATTTGGGGTCGAACAGCTTCCACATGATCGTGGTGCAGATTGATGCGTTTGGGCAGGTCAATATCTTGGATCGCTTGCGTGAGCCGGTGCGCTTAGGCGGCGGGTTGGATACGAAAGGTAATCTGAGCCTGGAGGCGCAACAGCGTGCGGTCGATTGCCTGCGGCGTTTTGGCGAGCGGATTCGGGATTTCCCCTCGGAAAACGTGGCAGCCGTTGGCACGAATACCTTGCGCCTGACCAAAAATTCCCGCGAGTTTTTGCACCGTGCTGAGGAAGCTTTGGGGCATCCGATTGCAGTCATCAGCGGGCGTGAAGAAGCGCGTTTGATTTACCTCGGTGTGGCACATTCCCTTGCCAAAGATCAGCAGGGCAAGCGCTTTGTGATGGACATCGGCGGTGGCAGCACTGAGCTTATCATTGGACAGGGTTTCGAGCCGCTGCATCTGGAAAGTTTGCGCATGGGCTGTGTGAGCAGTAGTTTGGCGTTTTTTCCCGATGGTAAGTTAGGCAAAGCCTGTTGGGACAAAGCCATTACCGCTGCTTTACTGGAGCTGCGCCCGATCAAAGCCGCTTACCGCGCCATTGGTTGGGAATCAGCTACCGGCGCTTCCGGCACAATCCGTGCGGTAAAAAAAGTCATTCAGCAAACCGGGCTTGCGCCTTACGGCATTACCTTGGAACACATGTACCGCGTGCGTGACATGATGATCGAGGCGGGGCATATCGACAGACTGAAATTGCCGGGGTTGAGTGAAGAGCGCAAGCCGGTGTTTGCCGGTGGTTTGGCGGTGCTGATTGCGGTGTTTGAGGCGCTGAAAATCGATCGCATGTTGGTGTCTGATGGAGCCTTGCGCGAAGGTTTGGTGTATGACCGGTTGGAGCGTTACCAGCACGATGATATTCGTGATAAAACGGTGCGGGCTTGGCAACAGCGTTTTCAAGTTGATCAGGGTTATGCGGCGGCAGTGCATTTGACTGCGCTTAAATTGTTCAACCGTTGCCGCGATGATTGGAAACTGCCAAGCCATTTGGCGGAATTGCTGGGTTGGGCGGCTGATTTGCACGAATTGGGGCTGGCGGTGTCGCATTCCAGTTACCATAAGCACGGTGGTTATTTGCTGGAATACGCGGATTTGCCGGGATTTTCCAATGAGGAACAGCGCTGGTTGAGCGTGTTGGTGCGTACCCACCGGCAAAAAATTTCCAGTAAACTGTTTGGTTTGTTGAATGTGGAAGATTACCAGAATGCGCTGTATCTGTGCGTGTTGCTGCGTTTAGCGGTATTGTTGCACCGTTCGCATAAGGAAGTTGCCCCGCGTATTGAGCGGATTCGGGTGGCTAAAAATCGTATTGAATTGCGCTTTGCAGATGACATCCGAACAAAAAAGCCCTTGTTACTTGCAGACTTGGAGCGCGAACAGGTGTTTTTAAAAGCAGTAAAGGTGGAACTGATATTCTAA
- the hisH gene encoding imidazole glycerol phosphate synthase subunit HisH, with the protein MQKIAIIDYNMGNLHSVERAVSHATGGNATVAITADPDMILKADRVVFPGQGAARDCMRELETRGMAEVVREVIQTKPFLGICMGMQVLMQHSEENGGIECLGLYEGNVRYFGTVHQDIGVRLKIPQMGWNQVWQQMEHPLWKGIPDGARFYFVHSYYVEPQTPDLIAGSTEYGISYASAIAKDNVFAIQAHPEKSADDGLKLLENFVAWRP; encoded by the coding sequence ATGCAAAAAATCGCCATCATCGACTACAACATGGGCAACCTGCACTCAGTGGAACGCGCCGTTTCCCACGCTACGGGCGGCAATGCCACGGTAGCGATTACCGCTGACCCGGACATGATTTTAAAAGCCGACCGCGTGGTATTTCCGGGGCAAGGGGCAGCGCGTGATTGTATGCGTGAACTCGAAACCCGTGGCATGGCAGAAGTGGTACGCGAAGTCATACAAACCAAACCCTTCCTCGGCATTTGCATGGGGATGCAGGTTTTGATGCAGCATTCCGAAGAAAACGGCGGGATTGAATGCTTAGGTTTGTATGAAGGCAATGTGCGCTATTTTGGCACTGTGCATCAGGATATTGGTGTTCGCTTGAAAATCCCACAGATGGGTTGGAATCAGGTGTGGCAGCAGATGGAACACCCGCTGTGGAAAGGCATCCCCGATGGTGCGCGTTTCTATTTCGTCCACAGCTATTATGTGGAGCCGCAAACGCCGGACTTGATTGCCGGTTCGACCGAATACGGCATTAGCTATGCCTCAGCGATTGCCAAAGACAATGTGTTCGCCATTCAGGCACACCCTGAAAAATCTGCGGATGATGGCTTAAAACTGTTGGAAAATTTTGTGGCTTGGCGTCCATAA
- the hisB gene encoding imidazoleglycerol-phosphate dehydratase HisB — protein sequence MTERTASVERNTLETQIRITINLDGTGKARFATGMPFLDHMLDQVARHGMIDLDIECKGDHHIDDHHSAEDLGITLGQAFAKAVGDKKGIRRYGHAYVPLDEALSRVVIDFSGRPGLEHQVEYPRSSIGAFETDLFYEFFQGFVNHAQVTLHIDNLKGRNSHHIAETVFKAFGRALRMALELDPRMAGIMPSTKGSL from the coding sequence ATGACCGAACGTACTGCCAGCGTGGAACGCAACACGCTTGAAACCCAAATTCGTATCACCATCAACCTTGATGGTACAGGTAAAGCCCGTTTTGCCACCGGGATGCCTTTCCTCGACCATATGCTCGACCAAGTTGCCCGTCACGGTATGATCGACCTCGACATCGAATGCAAAGGCGATCACCACATTGACGACCACCACAGTGCTGAAGACCTCGGCATTACCTTGGGGCAAGCGTTCGCTAAAGCCGTGGGTGACAAGAAAGGTATCCGCCGTTACGGGCACGCTTATGTGCCGTTGGATGAAGCCCTCTCCCGTGTGGTCATCGACTTTTCCGGCAGGCCGGGGCTGGAACATCAGGTGGAATACCCGCGCTCCAGCATTGGCGCGTTTGAAACTGACCTGTTTTACGAATTCTTCCAGGGTTTTGTGAATCATGCACAGGTGACGCTGCACATCGACAATTTGAAAGGGCGCAATTCGCACCACATTGCCGAAACCGTTTTCAAGGCGTTCGGGCGGGCGTTGCGCATGGCATTGGAGCTTGATCCGCGCATGGCGGGCATCATGCCTTCCACTAAAGGGAGCTTGTAA
- the rnd gene encoding ribonuclease D, whose protein sequence is MFDYIDNTEKLSYLLTRLDKAEWVTLDTEFIREKTYYPRLCLIQIASADMLACIDPLAISDLQPFLDWLNQPQRLKVLHAAWQDMEIFHHLGGGNVPTPLFDTQVAAAVLGMGDQLGYARLVEALLGVSLDKSQSRTDWSRRPLTTAQLEYAIDDVRHLRDVYLLLREQLEKLGRMKWLEKPFQKLSDPATYTVDPQTVWERVKGLQILKPQQLAILRELAAWREQRALQKDIPRRWILSDEILLDMARMQPDSPAGLRQIRGLSEEQIERGAGEWLACIARGQAIPNNECPSLPRRRKLDANMSVVADLLTALLNQVANEHGISAQMIATRQQLEKMLEEGRTTLSDDWRGVLVNDLFTEVLSGKTRIRVRNQQVSVES, encoded by the coding sequence ATGTTTGATTATATTGATAACACCGAAAAACTCAGCTATTTACTCACTCGCTTGGATAAAGCCGAGTGGGTCACACTCGATACCGAATTTATTCGTGAAAAAACCTATTACCCGCGTTTGTGTTTGATTCAAATTGCCAGTGCTGACATGCTGGCTTGCATTGATCCGCTTGCCATCAGTGATTTACAGCCCTTTCTCGATTGGTTGAACCAACCCCAACGTCTGAAAGTATTGCACGCTGCCTGGCAGGATATGGAAATCTTCCACCATTTGGGAGGAGGCAATGTCCCTACACCATTGTTTGACACGCAAGTGGCGGCGGCGGTCTTGGGTATGGGCGACCAATTAGGGTATGCCCGCTTGGTCGAGGCATTACTGGGGGTTTCGTTGGATAAATCCCAGTCACGTACCGATTGGTCACGCCGCCCCTTGACCACTGCGCAACTGGAATATGCCATTGACGATGTGCGCCACTTACGGGATGTTTACCTGCTATTGCGTGAACAACTGGAGAAACTGGGGCGTATGAAATGGCTGGAAAAGCCCTTTCAAAAACTGTCTGACCCTGCAACATACACAGTTGATCCGCAAACGGTATGGGAGCGGGTGAAAGGCTTGCAGATTCTCAAACCGCAACAGCTTGCCATTTTGCGCGAATTGGCGGCATGGCGGGAACAGCGTGCCTTGCAAAAGGATATTCCACGCCGTTGGATTTTGTCCGATGAGATTTTGCTGGATATGGCACGGATGCAACCTGACAGCCCCGCAGGTTTGCGCCAGATTCGCGGCTTGAGTGAGGAGCAAATTGAACGCGGGGCGGGTGAATGGTTAGCCTGTATTGCTCGCGGGCAAGCTATTCCCAACAACGAATGCCCGTCTTTGCCTCGCCGCCGTAAACTGGATGCCAACATGAGTGTGGTCGCGGATTTGCTGACGGCCTTGCTCAATCAAGTTGCCAATGAGCATGGAATTTCTGCGCAGATGATTGCGACTCGCCAGCAGCTTGAAAAAATGCTGGAAGAAGGGCGCACTACCCTTTCAGATGACTGGCGTGGCGTGCTCGTGAATGATTTGTTTACTGAGGTACTCTCAGGTAAAACCCGTATTCGGGTGCGTAATCAACAGGTCAGCGTCGAAAGCTGA
- a CDS encoding IS1595 family transposase — MSSLISISSLTSDAACFEQVRSVRWPNGVICPHCGSQDTIRRGKDDTQQERQRYQCKDCQKRFDDLTGTVFEGHHQPLKVWVLCLYLMSLNLSNQQIARELGLNKDDVQAMTEQLRRGVEKKTPVNLFGNVEFDEVYVKAGHKGNPEAVADAGREGRRRALKGAPGRGTLEKDKPPIFGMIQRSGEVVIRMLANVKQTTIKPLIVETVAAGTLVYTDEYNIYSRLEEWGYAHKTVNHGAGEYARDEDGDGFHEVHVNTMEGFWSLLRSWLRPHRGISQEKLPCYLAFFESLHNIRKRGQAALQSLLSLLLG, encoded by the coding sequence ATGAGCTCGCTCATCAGTATTTCCAGCCTGACCAGTGATGCCGCCTGTTTCGAGCAAGTCCGTTCCGTGCGTTGGCCTAATGGGGTGATTTGTCCGCACTGCGGTTCACAGGACACTATCCGTCGAGGCAAGGATGACACCCAGCAGGAACGCCAGCGTTACCAGTGTAAGGATTGCCAAAAGCGTTTTGATGACCTGACGGGCACGGTGTTTGAAGGCCACCACCAGCCGCTGAAGGTGTGGGTGTTGTGCCTGTACCTGATGTCGTTGAACCTGTCCAACCAACAAATCGCCCGCGAATTGGGGTTGAACAAGGATGATGTTCAGGCGATGACGGAACAGTTACGGCGTGGTGTCGAGAAAAAAACGCCAGTAAACCTGTTTGGGAATGTTGAATTTGATGAGGTTTATGTCAAGGCTGGACACAAGGGAAACCCCGAAGCCGTCGCGGATGCTGGGCGTGAAGGTCGCCGCCGCGCCCTGAAAGGTGCGCCGGGGCGTGGGACACTGGAAAAGGACAAACCACCCATTTTCGGCATGATCCAGCGTTCCGGGGAGGTCGTGATCCGTATGCTGGCGAATGTGAAACAGACGACGATCAAGCCGTTGATTGTGGAAACGGTGGCAGCAGGCACGCTGGTCTACACCGATGAGTACAACATTTACAGCCGATTGGAAGAATGGGGCTATGCCCACAAAACCGTCAACCATGGCGCAGGCGAATATGCCCGTGACGAAGATGGTGACGGTTTCCATGAAGTCCACGTCAATACGATGGAAGGTTTTTGGTCACTGTTACGCTCATGGTTACGACCTCATCGGGGGATCTCACAAGAAAAGCTACCGTGTTACCTTGCATTCTTCGAGTCTCTTCACAACATCAGGAAACGGGGGCAAGCTGCCTTACAGTCCTTGCTTTCGCTGCTGTTGGGATAA
- a CDS encoding zinc ribbon domain-containing protein, translating to MSHRHLSRAISDMGFFEFRRQLEYKAEMRGAVVVVADRFFASSKTCSASGCGHKVEKLPLSVREWTCPDCRAVHDRDINAAKNLEEYAVSYTVSACGGEGSGLGRKPKTKPAPVKQEFNTMTTFS from the coding sequence TTGAGCCATCGCCATTTATCCCGTGCCATCAGTGATATGGGGTTTTTCGAGTTTCGCCGTCAACTGGAATACAAGGCGGAAATGCGCGGTGCGGTGGTCGTGGTGGCTGATCGGTTTTTTGCCTCCAGCAAAACCTGTTCTGCTTCTGGCTGTGGGCATAAAGTGGAAAAGCTACCGCTGTCGGTGCGTGAATGGACTTGCCCTGACTGTCGTGCAGTCCATGACCGTGACATCAATGCCGCCAAGAATTTAGAAGAATACGCCGTGAGTTACACGGTGTCTGCCTGTGGAGGGGAAGGCTCTGGTCTTGGGCGCAAGCCGAAGACGAAACCAGCCCCCGTGAAGCAGGAATTCAACACCATGACTACTTTTAGTTAG
- a CDS encoding ABC-F family ATPase, translating to MLVAANVTIQFGAKPLFDNVSVKFGDGNRYGLIGANGSGKSTFMKILCGQLEPTAGNVSKDPHERIAYLRQDQFGFEDVRVLDVVLMGHEEMWKVMSAKDAIYANMEATEDDYMRAAELEGQFAEMDGYTAEARAGELLLAVGIPIEQHNGPMSQVAPGWKLRVLLCQALFANPDILLLDEPTNNLDINTIRWLEETLNNRDSTMIIISHDRHFLNQVCTHTADLDFGKIQIYAGNYDDFMEASTQARERQANANAKAKDRILELQDFVRRFSANKSKAKQATSRRKLIEKLKPEDIKPSSRQYPWIRFEYDEKERLHRFAVEVNNLTFGYDGMDKPLINNFSFAIEAGEKVGIIGENGVGKTTLLKLLEGKLQPQKGSIKWAEKARISSYEQDHEDDFKSDISLTDWMADYVRKSGYEGEDAETQNRGTLGRLLFGGDTVKKPVRVLSGGEKGRMIFGKMMLSRTNVMLMDEPTNHLDMESIESLNGGLDRYDGTLLFVSHDRVFVGSLATRIFDVKGDGTIVDYRGTYEEYLSSQGLD from the coding sequence GTGCTAGTTGCTGCCAATGTCACCATCCAGTTCGGTGCTAAACCGCTATTCGATAACGTTTCCGTCAAATTCGGCGACGGCAACCGCTATGGCTTGATCGGGGCAAACGGCTCCGGCAAATCCACCTTCATGAAAATCCTCTGCGGGCAATTAGAGCCGACAGCGGGTAACGTTTCCAAAGACCCGCACGAACGCATCGCTTATTTGCGCCAAGACCAGTTCGGCTTTGAAGACGTGCGCGTGCTGGATGTGGTGCTGATGGGGCACGAAGAAATGTGGAAAGTCATGTCCGCCAAGGACGCGATTTACGCCAATATGGAAGCCACCGAAGACGATTACATGCGGGCGGCGGAACTCGAAGGCCAGTTCGCGGAAATGGACGGCTATACCGCCGAAGCGCGTGCCGGTGAATTGCTGCTGGCGGTCGGCATCCCCATCGAACAGCACAATGGCCCGATGAGCCAAGTAGCGCCCGGTTGGAAATTGCGCGTCTTGCTGTGCCAAGCCCTGTTCGCCAACCCCGATATTTTGTTGCTGGACGAACCGACCAACAACCTCGACATCAATACCATCCGCTGGTTGGAAGAAACGCTCAATAACCGCGATTCCACCATGATCATCATCTCGCATGACCGCCACTTTTTGAACCAAGTGTGTACGCACACGGCGGATTTGGACTTCGGCAAAATCCAAATTTACGCAGGCAACTACGACGACTTTATGGAAGCCTCCACCCAAGCGCGAGAACGTCAAGCCAACGCGAATGCTAAAGCGAAAGACCGCATTCTGGAATTGCAAGACTTCGTGCGGCGCTTCTCTGCCAATAAATCCAAGGCAAAACAAGCCACTAGCCGCCGCAAACTGATCGAAAAGCTCAAGCCGGAAGACATCAAACCTTCCAGCCGTCAATACCCTTGGATTCGTTTCGAGTACGACGAAAAAGAACGCCTGCACCGTTTCGCCGTCGAGGTCAACAACCTCACGTTCGGCTACGACGGCATGGACAAACCGCTGATCAACAACTTCAGTTTTGCGATTGAAGCGGGTGAAAAAGTCGGCATTATCGGCGAAAACGGCGTGGGTAAAACCACCCTGCTGAAACTGCTCGAAGGCAAATTGCAGCCACAAAAAGGCAGCATCAAATGGGCGGAAAAAGCCCGCATTTCCAGCTACGAGCAAGACCACGAAGATGACTTCAAAAGCGACATCAGCCTCACCGATTGGATGGCGGATTACGTGCGCAAAAGCGGCTACGAAGGTGAAGACGCTGAGACCCAAAACCGTGGCACACTCGGTCGCTTGCTGTTCGGCGGCGACACCGTGAAAAAGCCAGTGCGCGTACTGTCGGGTGGTGAAAAAGGCCGGATGATTTTCGGCAAAATGATGCTGTCGCGCACCAACGTCATGCTGATGGACGAACCCACCAACCACTTGGACATGGAATCCATCGAATCCCTCAACGGCGGTCTAGATCGTTACGACGGTACGCTGCTGTTCGTGTCGCATGACCGGGTGTTTGTTGGCTCACTGGCAACGCGCATTTTCGACGTGAAAGGCGACGGCACGATTGTGGATTACCGTGGCACTTACGAAGAATATTTGAGCAGCCAAGGGCTGGATTAA
- a CDS encoding sulfite exporter TauE/SafE family protein, with amino-acid sequence MHKVALSLKIYKGGDYTVEWQLLVSFQALGLVVGFAAGLLGIGGGGIMVPVLTALFVAQGFPAEHVVHVALATSMAAIVPTALSSMRAHHAKQAVQWAVVQRITPGILLGTFAATFLAAALSTRGLAIFFAVFMGYVALQMWLNIKPKPHRELPGVAGLSLAGLVIGGVSALVAIGGGSLSVPYMMWCNVDVRKAIATSAGIGFPIAVAGTLGYLINGWSQTGLPEHTIGFVYWPAVVLIALTSFFTTRLGANLAHTLPIGVLKKVFAVLLVLLSAKMLHSVL; translated from the coding sequence TTGCATAAAGTTGCCCTGAGTTTGAAGATTTACAAAGGCGGAGATTATACCGTGGAATGGCAATTGCTGGTTTCATTTCAGGCACTGGGTTTGGTGGTGGGTTTTGCGGCGGGGCTACTCGGTATCGGCGGTGGTGGCATTATGGTTCCGGTGCTGACCGCTTTGTTTGTGGCGCAAGGTTTTCCGGCGGAACATGTTGTTCACGTGGCCTTGGCGACCTCCATGGCGGCGATTGTCCCTACCGCGTTATCCAGTATGCGGGCGCATCATGCCAAGCAAGCGGTGCAATGGGCGGTGGTGCAACGCATTACACCGGGGATTTTGCTGGGAACCTTTGCAGCAACGTTTCTCGCAGCGGCGTTATCCACCCGTGGCTTAGCGATTTTCTTCGCCGTGTTCATGGGGTATGTGGCGCTGCAAATGTGGTTGAATATCAAACCCAAACCCCACCGGGAATTGCCGGGGGTGGCAGGTTTGTCGCTGGCAGGACTGGTGATTGGCGGTGTGTCCGCACTGGTGGCGATTGGTGGCGGCTCGTTATCCGTACCCTACATGATGTGGTGCAATGTTGATGTGCGTAAAGCCATTGCAACTTCAGCAGGGATTGGGTTTCCGATTGCCGTCGCAGGGACGCTGGGCTACCTCATCAATGGTTGGAGCCAAACGGGTTTGCCGGAACATACCATCGGGTTTGTGTATTGGCCTGCGGTGGTGTTGATTGCGCTGACCAGCTTCTTTACCACCCGACTGGGGGCAAATTTAGCGCATACGCTACCCATTGGGGTGTTGAAAAAAGTGTTTGCGGTATTGCTGGTGTTGTTGAGTGCGAAGATGTTGCATTCGGTGCTGTGA
- a CDS encoding MBL fold metallo-hydrolase, whose protein sequence is MQYLTIPVTAFQQNCSIIWCETTRECAFVDPGGDTDTLIAAVTKHHLKPTGVFLTHAHLDHVGGTMGLAKHYGIPISGPHEADKYWLDALPVQAKQFGLPHCEAFVPDVWLHDGDSLSVGQQTLNVLHTPGHTPGHVVLFHEESGVVFVGDVLFNGSIGRSDFPGGNHQQLMQSIKAKLWLLGDDVIVIPGHGPDTTIGHERLHNPFIR, encoded by the coding sequence ATGCAATATCTCACTATCCCTGTCACGGCTTTTCAACAGAATTGCAGCATTATCTGGTGTGAAACCACGCGGGAATGTGCCTTTGTCGACCCCGGCGGCGATACCGATACCTTGATAGCAGCCGTTACAAAACACCACTTGAAACCTACCGGTGTGTTTCTAACTCATGCACATCTGGATCATGTGGGGGGAACAATGGGATTGGCAAAACATTATGGTATTCCCATTTCCGGTCCCCATGAGGCTGATAAGTATTGGCTAGACGCCTTGCCCGTGCAGGCTAAGCAATTTGGCTTACCCCATTGCGAGGCGTTTGTGCCAGATGTGTGGTTACATGACGGTGACAGCTTAAGCGTAGGGCAACAAACGCTCAATGTGTTACATACGCCCGGACACACACCCGGTCATGTGGTGTTGTTCCATGAGGAGAGCGGCGTGGTGTTTGTCGGTGACGTACTGTTCAACGGTTCGATTGGACGCAGTGACTTTCCGGGGGGGAACCATCAGCAGCTAATGCAGTCTATAAAGGCTAAGTTGTGGTTATTGGGTGATGATGTTATCGTCATTCCCGGTCATGGGCCGGACACAACTATCGGACATGAACGTCTACACAACCCCTTTATCCGATAA